In a single window of the Thiohalorhabdus sp. Cl-TMA genome:
- a CDS encoding MucR family transcriptional regulator — translation MGTRELAAQIAANYAANAESAQEVIQLLQESYSTLVKMEGEGAIPAPEGEAEGVEEGGSEKREPIMSPQKAIGKDALTCLVCGKSFKTLKRHLNNAHGMTPQQYREAFDLDRDYPLVAPNLSEQRAKVAKERGLGERLAEARRKQREGQS, via the coding sequence TTGGGAACCCGTGAGCTCGCTGCCCAGATCGCTGCCAACTACGCGGCCAATGCCGAATCCGCTCAGGAAGTAATCCAGCTCCTGCAGGAATCTTATAGCACCCTGGTCAAGATGGAAGGCGAGGGCGCCATCCCCGCCCCTGAAGGAGAGGCCGAAGGGGTCGAAGAAGGCGGTTCGGAAAAGCGCGAACCGATCATGTCCCCGCAAAAGGCCATCGGCAAAGACGCGCTGACCTGCCTGGTCTGCGGAAAATCTTTCAAGACCCTCAAGCGGCACCTCAACAACGCCCATGGCATGACCCCGCAGCAATATAGGGAAGCCTTTGACCTGGACAGGGACTATCCCCTGGTGGCCCCGAACCTTTCCGAACAGCGTGCCAAGGTGGCCAAGGAGCGCGGCCTTGGCGAGCGGCTCGCCGAAGCCCGGCGCAAGCAGCGTGAAGGCCAATCCTGA
- a CDS encoding glycoside hydrolase 100 family protein, translated as MGGGARGVGNLLAIVLGLTTPRQSARIMETFEVHWRDLVGDMPMKLCFPAVEGKDWYVLTGADPVNLPWRYQNGGHWPILLWAFVAARSRLPWEGWAEFYDGRYGRYVGRHANLNQTWSAAGFLLALRLLEDPDLLAMLPGQPPPSREGDAP; from the coding sequence TTGGGCGGTGGGGCGCGTGGCGTCGGCAACCTGCTCGCCATCGTGCTCGGGCTTACCACCCCGAGGCAGAGCGCCCGGATCATGGAGACCTTCGAAGTGCACTGGAGGGACTTGGTGGGCGACATGCCCATGAAGCTTTGCTTCCCCGCCGTGGAGGGAAAGGACTGGTACGTGCTCACCGGGGCCGATCCCGTGAACCTGCCCTGGCGATACCAGAATGGCGGGCATTGGCCGATACTCCTGTGGGCCTTCGTGGCCGCCCGGAGCCGGCTGCCCTGGGAAGGCTGGGCCGAATTCTACGACGGCCGGTACGGACGTTACGTGGGCCGGCATGCCAACCTGAACCAGACCTGGTCGGCGGCGGGCTTCCTCCTAGCCCTGCGGCTTCTGGAAGATCCCGACCTACTGGCCATGCTCCCCGGCCAGCCCCCGCCCAGCCGGGAGGGCGACGCCCCTTGA